One region of bacterium genomic DNA includes:
- a CDS encoding CPBP family glutamic-type intramembrane protease produces the protein HGEPWYLFGLLALGLLLVAVYELTGSLWSAVIVHAVHNAVALALLVEQGGLVAEEPPPTLLDWTGAAVSLAAVAGIVALLRRRAAARRA, from the coding sequence TCCACGGCGAGCCGTGGTACCTGTTCGGGCTGCTGGCGCTCGGCCTGCTGCTGGTGGCGGTCTACGAGCTGACCGGCTCGCTCTGGTCCGCGGTGATCGTCCACGCGGTCCACAACGCGGTGGCGCTGGCCCTGCTGGTGGAGCAGGGCGGTCTGGTCGCGGAGGAACCGCCGCCCACGCTGCTGGACTGGACCGGGGCCGCGGTCTCGCTCGCCGCCGTCGCAGGGATCGTCGCGCTGCTGCGGCGCCGGGCCGCCGCGCGCCGGGCCTGA
- a CDS encoding asparagine synthetase B, protein MDLEQTNHLKAYGLAFSALQDGARVTWLLNYRGGSFLMRDVGGVRLAARLRGVDCVEVDDAGAAAIREQMQQGNREEVLLEKPPRIAVYVPPNFQPWDDAVTLAMDYAEIPYDTVFDAEVLAGRLAEYDWLHLHHEDFTGQFGKFFAAYRLEPWYLEQQALNEELAAKLGFGAVWRLKQAVALRIRDYVEGGGFLFAMCSATDTIDLALAYLGTDIVPPEIDGTPLDPDRESRRDDGRTFAFTGFSLVTNPLVYEFSDLDTSDYAGLRGPEADYFTLFSFAAKQDPVPTMLTQCHVNVVNGFMGQTTGFHRRFLKRSVLVLAEVEGTDEVRYLHGKLGLGTFTFLGGHDPEDYQHAVGDPPTDLDLYRTSPGYRLILNNVLFPAARQKPQKT, encoded by the coding sequence ATGGACCTGGAGCAGACCAACCACCTGAAGGCCTACGGCCTGGCCTTCTCGGCGCTGCAGGACGGCGCGCGCGTGACCTGGCTGCTCAACTACCGCGGCGGCAGCTTCCTGATGCGCGACGTGGGCGGCGTCCGCCTGGCCGCGCGCCTGCGCGGCGTGGACTGCGTGGAGGTCGACGACGCCGGGGCGGCCGCGATCCGCGAGCAGATGCAGCAGGGCAACCGGGAAGAGGTGCTGCTGGAGAAGCCGCCGCGCATCGCGGTCTACGTGCCGCCGAACTTCCAGCCCTGGGACGACGCCGTGACCCTGGCCATGGACTACGCGGAGATCCCCTACGACACCGTGTTCGACGCCGAGGTCCTCGCGGGGCGGCTCGCGGAGTACGATTGGCTCCACCTGCACCACGAGGACTTCACCGGCCAGTTCGGCAAGTTCTTCGCCGCCTACCGGCTCGAACCGTGGTACCTGGAGCAGCAGGCGCTCAACGAGGAACTGGCCGCGAAGCTCGGCTTCGGCGCGGTCTGGCGGCTCAAGCAGGCCGTGGCGCTGCGCATCCGGGACTACGTCGAGGGCGGCGGCTTCCTGTTCGCGATGTGCTCGGCGACCGACACCATCGACCTCGCGCTGGCCTACCTGGGCACCGACATCGTGCCGCCGGAGATCGACGGCACGCCGCTGGACCCCGACCGCGAGAGCCGCCGCGACGACGGGCGCACCTTCGCCTTCACCGGCTTTTCGCTGGTGACCAACCCGCTGGTCTACGAGTTCTCCGACCTCGACACGAGCGATTACGCCGGCCTGCGCGGCCCCGAGGCCGACTACTTCACGCTGTTCTCCTTCGCGGCGAAGCAGGACCCGGTGCCGACGATGCTCACCCAGTGCCACGTCAACGTCGTCAACGGCTTCATGGGCCAGACCACGGGATTCCACCGCCGCTTCCTGAAGCGTTCGGTCCTGGTGCTGGCGGAGGTGGAGGGGACCGACGAGGTGCGCTACCTGCACGGCAAGCTGGGGCTGGGGACCTTCACGTTCCTGGGCGGGCACGATCCCGAGGACTACCAGCACGCCGTGGGCGACCCGCCGACGGACCTGGACCTGTACCGGACCTCGCCCGGCTACCGCCTGATCCTGAACAACGTGCTGTTCCCGGCCGCGCGCCAGAAGCCGCAGAAGACCTGA